One segment of Paramormyrops kingsleyae isolate MSU_618 chromosome 8, PKINGS_0.4, whole genome shotgun sequence DNA contains the following:
- the hcfc1a gene encoding host cell factor 1a isoform X1: MSSPGCAVPGALQPRWKRVLGWSGPVPRPRHGHRAVAIKELMVVFGGGNEGIVDELHVYNTATNQWFIPAVRGDIPPGCAAYGFVCDGTRLLVFGGMVEYGKYSNDLYELQASRWEWKKLKPKSPKNGPPPCPRLGHSFSLVGNKCYLFGGLANDSEDPKNNIPRYLNDLYTLELRPGSSVVGWDVPITYGVLPPPRESHTAVVYTEKESGKSRLVIYGGMSGCRLGDLWTLDIASLTWNKPSVNGTAPLPRSLHSATIITNKMFVFGGWVPLVMDDVKVATHEKEWKCTNTLACLNLDSMSWEQVLMDTLEDTIPRARAGHCSVAINSRLYVWSGRDGYRKAWNNQVCCKDLWYLETERPPAPSRVQLVRANTTSLEVSWGTVSTADTYLLQLQKYDIPAASASPAVTPAPSLPTNSPKSPAPAAAAPAAQNLPHASLVPQAASLTASSLPILPTLPSSPLAAATTRGPAILKVAAPQSVSGASIVTVRQANQAMKSPVTVTSLPAGVRMVMPAQNAQGTPIGSSPQMSGMAALAAAAAATQKIPPSPGATVLNVPAGATMVKTVAVTPGSTTLPATVKVASPVMVSNPATHLLKTAAAQVGSPAGSAPGTPTRPIITVHKSGTVTVAQQAQVVTTVVGGVTKTITLVKSPITMGGGGTLISNLGKVMSVTGQSSSNPLTQIIQTKGPLPAGTILKLVTSADGKPATIITTTQAGGAGNKPTILGISSVSPTATAKPGTTTIIKTIPMSAIVTQSGASGVTNTPGMKTPITIITNKMMTPGTGTPGKIITAMPKLGTGPGQQGLTQVVLKGAPGQPGTILRTVPMGGVRLVTPVTMSTVKPTVTTLVVKGTTGVTTLGTVTGTVSSSLAGGNLVSANASLATPITTLGTIATLSSQIINPAAITVSAAQTSLTSASPLPTPTITMQSLNQPTQVTLITTPSGVEAQPVHDLPVSILASPTSEQPVGAEAGAGDAPGTVTLVCSNPPCETHETGTTNTATVASSGMGMQRVCSNPPCETHETGTTNTATVASSGMGMQRVCSNPPCETHETGTTNTATVASSGMGMQRVCSNPPCETHETGTTNTATVASSGMGMQRVCSNPPCETHETGTTNTATVASSGMGMQRVCSNPPCETHETGTTNTATVASSGMGMQRVCSNPPCETHETGTTNTATVASSGMGSGQNGTVQRVCSNPPCETHETGTTNTATVASSGMGSGQNGTVQRVCSNPPCETHETGTTNTATTATCSMETAEGPAQQSGDAAEGAVTDVLPSPAPSAVVVAAMTTQGRAITTVTQATPAPGPSVPSIASITESAAGSEEVSVEITQEQLQQLAEAAAAQQGELESMQTECQDQEGLEGPEAVEGQMEALPIAMETQPSQEEQTEPLHPGCQVEGAESEDVAVPVQNTEALALPPELMSEGHSATLMVTGLTPEELAVTAAAEAAAAEAAAAEAAAAEAAAAEAAAAEAAEAAAQAAATEEAQALAIQAVLQAAQQAVMNAGEGDSGQGGHQPTTIPIVLTQQELAALVQQQHQLQAAAAAAAAAQQQAVAQAVIPTEGLAPADSLNDPTSESNGHGEMAAAVAGAVAGLLPHTSAETLAPSSTFAPSQPVVVVTPAKTQTEVANGIESAAGKPNLPPTPVKAPVKKENQWFDVGIVKVTNMVVTHYYVPGDDSPVTDDDSGAVPDYNQMKKVELHPGTAYKFRVAGINACGRGSFSEISAFKTCLPGFPGAPCAIKISKSPDGAHLTWEPPSVTSGKIVEYSVYLAIQSSQAGEAKTPAAPAQLAFMRVYCGPSPACLVQTSSLSNAHIDYTTKPAIIFRIAARNEKGYGPATQVRWLQESSRDGAAGKPAVKRPVSSPDVKATGPKKARSDQ; encoded by the exons ATGTCTTCTCCTGGTTGCGCGGTGCCTGGCGCCCTGCAGCCGCGTTGGAAGCGGGTCCTTGGCTGGTCCGGCCCGGTGCCCCGGCCTCGGCATGGACACCGGGCGGTGGCAATCAAGGAGCTGATGGTGGTTTTCGGTGGGGGGAACGAAGGCATCGTGGACGAGCTGCACGTCTACAACACAG CCACAAACCAGTGGTTTATTCCAGCGGTGCGTGGTGATATCCCGCCAGGATGTGCCGCCTATGGCTTTGTTTGCGATGGTACGCGGCTCCTGGTATTTGGAGGCATGGTGGAGTATGGCAAGTACAGCAACGATCTTTACGAGCTGCAG GCCAGCCGATGGGAATGGAAGAAGCTGAAGCCTAAATCACCTAAAAATggaccccctccctgcccccgcCTGGGTCACAGCTTCTCCCTGGTGGGGAACAAGTGCTACTTGTTCGGGGGACTGGCCAATGACAGTGAAGACCCCAAAAATAATATTCCCAG ATACCTTAATGACCTGTACACCCTGGAGCTGCGCCCAGGCTCCAGTGTGGTGGGCTGGGACGTCCCCATCACCTACGGCGTGCTGCCACCACCCCGGGAGAGCCACACAGCTGTGGTCTACACTGAGAAAGAAAGCGGGAAGTCGCGTCTAGTCATATACGGGGGCATGAGCGGCTGCCGTCTGGGCGACCTCTGGACTCTGGACATCG CTTCTCTCACCTGGAACAAGCCATCAGTGAACGGCACGGCGCCTTTGCCCCGCAGTCTCCACTCTGCCACCATCATTACAAACAA GATGTTTGTGTTTGGAGGATGGGTTCCTCTGGTGATGGATGATGTGAAGGTGGCCACTCATGAGAAGGAATGGAAGTGCACAAACACACTGGCCTGTCTGAATCTGG ACTCGATGTCCTGGGAGCAGGTCCTGATGGACACTCTTGAAGATACCATCCCCCGGGCCCGTGCTGGTCACTGCTCTGTGGCCATCAACTCTCGGTTGTACGTGTGGAGCGGTCGTGATGGCTATCGCAAGGCCTGGAACAACCAGGTGTGCTGCAAAGACCTCTGGTACCTGGAGACGG AGAGACCGCCTGCGCCGTCACGTGTGCAGCTTGTGCGTGCCAACACCACCTCCCTGGAGGTCAGCTGGGGCACCGTGTCCACGGCCGACACCTACCTGCTGCAGCTTCAGAAGTACGACATTCCTGCTGCCTCCGCTTCCCCGGCCGTCACCCCAGCCCCCTCGCTGCCCACCAACTCGCCCAAGAGCCCCGCCCCTGCGGCGGCAGCCCCCGCTGCACAGAACCTGCCACACGCCAGCCTGGTGCCCCAGGCAGCCTCCCTCACGGCGTCCAGCTTGCCCATCCTGCCCACCTTGCCCAGTAGCCCCCTGGCTGCTGCCACAACTCGGGGCCCTG CCATCCTGAAGGTGGCAGCACCACAGTCCGTTTCTGGAGCCTCCATTGTCACTGTGCGGCAGGCCAATCAGGCCATGAAGTCCCCCGTCACGGTCACCTCTCTCCCGGCAGGTGTCCGCATGGTCATGCCTGCCCAGAATGCCCAAGGCACG CCAATAGGAAGCAGCCCCCAGATGAGCGGCATGGCTGCCTTAGCTGCAGCGGCAGCTGCCACGCAAAAGATCCCACCTTCCCCGGGGGCCACAGTGCTGAATGTCCCAGCCGGTGCCACGATGGTCAAAACGGTGGCTGTAACCCCGGGATCCACCACGCTCCCTGCGACCGTCAAGGTAGCCTCACCTGTTATG GTCAGCAACCCAGCCACCCATTTGCTGAAGACTGCAGCAGCCCAGGTGGGCTCGCCTGCCGGCTCCGCCCCCGGCACGCCCACACGACCCATCATCACTGTGCACAAGTCCGGCACGGTCACCGTGGCTCAGCAGGCCCAGGTCGTCACCACCGTGGTGGGTGGCGTTACAAAGACCATCACCCTCGTCAAGAGTCCCATCACAATGGGAGGGGGAGGAACGCTG ATATCAAACCTTGGGAAGGTGATGTCTGTGACAGGGCAGTCCTCCTCCAACCCCCTCACTCAGATTATACAG ACTAAGGGTCCCCTTCCGGCCGGCACCATCCTGAAGCTGGTGACATCGGCTGACGGCAAACCCGCCACCATAATCACCACCACTCAGGCCGGTGGCGCTGGCAACAAGCCCACCATTCTGGGGATCAGCAGCGTGTCGCCGACGGCTACCGCCAAACCAGGCACTACCACCATCATCAAGACCATCCCGATGTCGGCCATTGTGACCCAATCTGGGGCTTCAG GTGTGACCAACACCCCAGGGATGAAGACCCCCATCACTATTATTACCAACAAAATGATGACCCCTGGCACCGGGACCCCAGGCAAAATCATCACTGCTATGCCCAAGCTTGGCACGGGGCCAGGGCAGCAGGGCCTGACTCAG GTTGTTCTGAAGGGGGCACCAGGGCAGCCGGGCACTATCCTGCGAACTGTTCCCATGGGTGGAGTCAGACTGGTTACCCCCGTCACTATGTCAACTGTCAAGCCAACTGTAACCACGCTGGTGGTGAAAGGGACGACTG GAGTGACGACACTGGGCACTGTAACTGGCACAGTGTCAAGCAGCCTGGCTGGTGGCAACTTAGTCAGCGCCAACGCATCGCTGGCCACGCCCATCACCACTCTGGGAACCATCGCCACGCTGTCTAGTCAGATCATTAACCCGGCTGCCATCACTGTGTCCGCTGCCCAGACCAGCCTCACGTCGGCCTCTCCACTGCCCACCCCGACCATTACCATGCAG TCTCTGAACCAGCCTACCCAGGTGACTCTGATAACCACACCCAGTGGTGTGGAGGCCCAGCCTGTgcatgacctgcctgtctccATCCTGGCATCTCCCACCTCTGAGCAGCCTGTTGGTGCAGAGGCAGGTGCGGGGGATGCCCCTGGCACGGTCACCTTGGTGTGCTCGAACCCGCCCTGCGAGACCCACGAGACCGGAACCACCAACACGGCAACGGTGGCCTCGTCCGGCATGGGCATGCAGCGCGTGTGCTCGAACCCGCCCTGCGAGACCCACGAGACCGGAACCACCAACACGGCAACGGTGGCCTCGTCCGGCATGGGCATGCAGCGCGTGTGCTCGAACCCGCCCTGCGAGACCCACGAGACCGGAACCACCAACACGGCAACGGTGGCCTCGTCCGGCATGGGCATGCAGCGCGTGTGCTCGAACCCGCCCTGCGAGACCCACGAGACCGGAACCACCAACACGGCAACGGTGGCCTCGTCCGGCATGGGCATGCAGCGCGTGTGCTCGAACCCGCCCTGCGAGACCCACGAGACCGGAACCACCAACACGGCAACGGTGGCCTCGTCCGGCATGGGCATGCAGCGCGTGTGCTCGAACCCGCCCTGCGAGACCCACGAGACCGGAACCACCAACACGGCAACGGTGGCCTCGTCCGGTATGGGCATGCAGCGCGTGTGCTCGAACCCGCCCTGTGAGACCCACGAGACCGGAACCACCAACACGGCCACAGTGGCCTCGTCCGGCATGGGTTCTGGACAGAATGGGACCGTCCAGAGGGTGTGCTCGAACCCGCCCTGTGAGACCCACGAGACCGGAACCACCAACACGGCAACGGTGGCCTCGTCTGGCATGGGTTCTGGACAGAATGGGACCGTCCAGAGGGTGTGCTCGAACCCGCCCTGTGAGACCCACGAGACCGGAACCACCAACACGGCCACTACAGCCACCTGCAGCATGGAGACTGCTGAAGGCCCAG CTCAGCAGAGTGGTGATGCTGCAGAGGGAGCTGTGACAGATGTCCTTCCTAGCCCTGCTCCATCTGCAGTTGTGGTGGCtgccatgacaacacagggCAGAGCCATCACCACTGTGACCCAAGCCACTCCTGCCCCTGGGCCCTCTGTGCCG tccattGCCTCCATTACGGAGTCAGCGGCAGGCAGCGAGGAAGTCTCTGTGGAGATCACGcaggagcagctgcagcagctggcTGAGGCTGCAGCAGCCCAGCAGGGAGAGCTGGAGTCCATGCAGACGGAGTGCCAGGACCAGGAGGGCCTGGAGGGGCCGGAGGCTGTGGAGGGCCAGATGGAGGCTCTGCCcattgccatggaaacccagCCCAGTCAGGAAGAGCAAACTGAG CCCCTGCACCCTGGCTGTCAGGTTGAGGGAGCGGAGTCTGAGGACGTGGCCGTCCCAGTGCAGAATACCGAGGCACTCGCCCTGCCCCCAGAGCTGATGTCAGAGGGCCACTCTGCCACCCTGATGGTGACTGGCCTCACCCCAGAGGAGCTGGCCGTGACAGCGGCAGCCGAGGCAGCGGCGGCCGAGGCAGCGGCGGCCGAGGCAGCGGCGGCCGAGGCAGCGGCGGCCGAGGCAGCGGCGGCCGAGGCGGCCGAGGCAGCGGCGCAGGCCGCAGCCACCGAGGAGGCTCAGGCTTTGGCCATCCAAGCCGTCCTTCAGGCCGCTCAGCAGGCAGTCATGA ACGCTGGGGAGGGAGACTCGGGGCAGGGTGGCCACCAGCCCACCACCATCCCCATCGTGCTGACGCAGCAGGAACTGGCCGCACtggtgcagcagcagcatcagctccaagcggcggcggcggcagcagcggcCGCGCAGCAGCAGGCCGTAGCCCAGGCCGTTATCCCCACCGAGGGCCTGGCCCCCGCCGACAGCCTCAACGATCCCACCTCGGAGAGCAACGGGCACGGCGAGATGGCGGCCGCAGTCGCTGGCGCCGTGGCGGGGCTGCTGCCGCACACTTCTGCCGAAA CTTTGGCTCCGTCTAGCACATTTGCACCCTCTCAGCCTGTGGTGGTTGTGACCCCagcaaaaacacagacagaggtggctaaTGGCATTGAATCGGCAGCTGGG AAGCCGAACCTCCCTCCCACCCCTGTCAAGGCCCCTGTGAAGAAGGAGAACCAGTGGTTTGATGTGGGAATAGTCAAGGTGACAAACATGGTGGTCACCCACTACTACGTTCCAGGGGATGACTCGCCTGTTACTGAT GATGACTCGGGGGCTGTTCCAGACTACAATCAGATGAAGAAGGTAGAACTTCACCCCGGCACAGCCTATAAGTTCCGTGTGGCTGGAATCAATGCCTGTGGGCGCGGATCCTTCTCAGAGATCTCCGCCTTTAAGACCTGCCTGCCTGGCTTCCCTGGGGCGCCCTGCGCTATCAAGATCAGCAAG AGCCCCGATGGTGCCCACCTGACGTGGGAACCACCCTCGGTGACGTCGGGGAAGATTGTGGAATACTCTGTGTACCTGGCCATCCAGAGCTCACAGGCAGGGGAAGCCAAGACCCCAGCGGCACCAGCCCAGCTGGCCTTTATGCGAGTTTACTGTGGACCCAGTCCTGCGTGCCTGGTGCAGACCTCCAGCCTCTCCAATGCCCACAT
- the hcfc1a gene encoding host cell factor 1a isoform X2, with product MVEYGKYSNDLYELQASRWEWKKLKPKSPKNGPPPCPRLGHSFSLVGNKCYLFGGLANDSEDPKNNIPRYLNDLYTLELRPGSSVVGWDVPITYGVLPPPRESHTAVVYTEKESGKSRLVIYGGMSGCRLGDLWTLDIASLTWNKPSVNGTAPLPRSLHSATIITNKMFVFGGWVPLVMDDVKVATHEKEWKCTNTLACLNLDSMSWEQVLMDTLEDTIPRARAGHCSVAINSRLYVWSGRDGYRKAWNNQVCCKDLWYLETERPPAPSRVQLVRANTTSLEVSWGTVSTADTYLLQLQKYDIPAASASPAVTPAPSLPTNSPKSPAPAAAAPAAQNLPHASLVPQAASLTASSLPILPTLPSSPLAAATTRGPAILKVAAPQSVSGASIVTVRQANQAMKSPVTVTSLPAGVRMVMPAQNAQGTPIGSSPQMSGMAALAAAAAATQKIPPSPGATVLNVPAGATMVKTVAVTPGSTTLPATVKVASPVMVSNPATHLLKTAAAQVGSPAGSAPGTPTRPIITVHKSGTVTVAQQAQVVTTVVGGVTKTITLVKSPITMGGGGTLISNLGKVMSVTGQSSSNPLTQIIQTKGPLPAGTILKLVTSADGKPATIITTTQAGGAGNKPTILGISSVSPTATAKPGTTTIIKTIPMSAIVTQSGASGVTNTPGMKTPITIITNKMMTPGTGTPGKIITAMPKLGTGPGQQGLTQVVLKGAPGQPGTILRTVPMGGVRLVTPVTMSTVKPTVTTLVVKGTTGVTTLGTVTGTVSSSLAGGNLVSANASLATPITTLGTIATLSSQIINPAAITVSAAQTSLTSASPLPTPTITMQSLNQPTQVTLITTPSGVEAQPVHDLPVSILASPTSEQPVGAEAGAGDAPGTVTLVCSNPPCETHETGTTNTATVASSGMGMQRVCSNPPCETHETGTTNTATVASSGMGMQRVCSNPPCETHETGTTNTATVASSGMGMQRVCSNPPCETHETGTTNTATVASSGMGMQRVCSNPPCETHETGTTNTATVASSGMGMQRVCSNPPCETHETGTTNTATVASSGMGMQRVCSNPPCETHETGTTNTATVASSGMGSGQNGTVQRVCSNPPCETHETGTTNTATVASSGMGSGQNGTVQRVCSNPPCETHETGTTNTATTATCSMETAEGPAQQSGDAAEGAVTDVLPSPAPSAVVVAAMTTQGRAITTVTQATPAPGPSVPSIASITESAAGSEEVSVEITQEQLQQLAEAAAAQQGELESMQTECQDQEGLEGPEAVEGQMEALPIAMETQPSQEEQTEPLHPGCQVEGAESEDVAVPVQNTEALALPPELMSEGHSATLMVTGLTPEELAVTAAAEAAAAEAAAAEAAAAEAAAAEAAAAEAAEAAAQAAATEEAQALAIQAVLQAAQQAVMNAGEGDSGQGGHQPTTIPIVLTQQELAALVQQQHQLQAAAAAAAAAQQQAVAQAVIPTEGLAPADSLNDPTSESNGHGEMAAAVAGAVAGLLPHTSAETLAPSSTFAPSQPVVVVTPAKTQTEVANGIESAAGKPNLPPTPVKAPVKKENQWFDVGIVKVTNMVVTHYYVPGDDSPVTDDDSGAVPDYNQMKKVELHPGTAYKFRVAGINACGRGSFSEISAFKTCLPGFPGAPCAIKISKSPDGAHLTWEPPSVTSGKIVEYSVYLAIQSSQAGEAKTPAAPAQLAFMRVYCGPSPACLVQTSSLSNAHIDYTTKPAIIFRIAARNEKGYGPATQVRWLQESSRDGAAGKPAVKRPVSSPDVKATGPKKARSDQ from the exons ATGGTGGAGTATGGCAAGTACAGCAACGATCTTTACGAGCTGCAG GCCAGCCGATGGGAATGGAAGAAGCTGAAGCCTAAATCACCTAAAAATggaccccctccctgcccccgcCTGGGTCACAGCTTCTCCCTGGTGGGGAACAAGTGCTACTTGTTCGGGGGACTGGCCAATGACAGTGAAGACCCCAAAAATAATATTCCCAG ATACCTTAATGACCTGTACACCCTGGAGCTGCGCCCAGGCTCCAGTGTGGTGGGCTGGGACGTCCCCATCACCTACGGCGTGCTGCCACCACCCCGGGAGAGCCACACAGCTGTGGTCTACACTGAGAAAGAAAGCGGGAAGTCGCGTCTAGTCATATACGGGGGCATGAGCGGCTGCCGTCTGGGCGACCTCTGGACTCTGGACATCG CTTCTCTCACCTGGAACAAGCCATCAGTGAACGGCACGGCGCCTTTGCCCCGCAGTCTCCACTCTGCCACCATCATTACAAACAA GATGTTTGTGTTTGGAGGATGGGTTCCTCTGGTGATGGATGATGTGAAGGTGGCCACTCATGAGAAGGAATGGAAGTGCACAAACACACTGGCCTGTCTGAATCTGG ACTCGATGTCCTGGGAGCAGGTCCTGATGGACACTCTTGAAGATACCATCCCCCGGGCCCGTGCTGGTCACTGCTCTGTGGCCATCAACTCTCGGTTGTACGTGTGGAGCGGTCGTGATGGCTATCGCAAGGCCTGGAACAACCAGGTGTGCTGCAAAGACCTCTGGTACCTGGAGACGG AGAGACCGCCTGCGCCGTCACGTGTGCAGCTTGTGCGTGCCAACACCACCTCCCTGGAGGTCAGCTGGGGCACCGTGTCCACGGCCGACACCTACCTGCTGCAGCTTCAGAAGTACGACATTCCTGCTGCCTCCGCTTCCCCGGCCGTCACCCCAGCCCCCTCGCTGCCCACCAACTCGCCCAAGAGCCCCGCCCCTGCGGCGGCAGCCCCCGCTGCACAGAACCTGCCACACGCCAGCCTGGTGCCCCAGGCAGCCTCCCTCACGGCGTCCAGCTTGCCCATCCTGCCCACCTTGCCCAGTAGCCCCCTGGCTGCTGCCACAACTCGGGGCCCTG CCATCCTGAAGGTGGCAGCACCACAGTCCGTTTCTGGAGCCTCCATTGTCACTGTGCGGCAGGCCAATCAGGCCATGAAGTCCCCCGTCACGGTCACCTCTCTCCCGGCAGGTGTCCGCATGGTCATGCCTGCCCAGAATGCCCAAGGCACG CCAATAGGAAGCAGCCCCCAGATGAGCGGCATGGCTGCCTTAGCTGCAGCGGCAGCTGCCACGCAAAAGATCCCACCTTCCCCGGGGGCCACAGTGCTGAATGTCCCAGCCGGTGCCACGATGGTCAAAACGGTGGCTGTAACCCCGGGATCCACCACGCTCCCTGCGACCGTCAAGGTAGCCTCACCTGTTATG GTCAGCAACCCAGCCACCCATTTGCTGAAGACTGCAGCAGCCCAGGTGGGCTCGCCTGCCGGCTCCGCCCCCGGCACGCCCACACGACCCATCATCACTGTGCACAAGTCCGGCACGGTCACCGTGGCTCAGCAGGCCCAGGTCGTCACCACCGTGGTGGGTGGCGTTACAAAGACCATCACCCTCGTCAAGAGTCCCATCACAATGGGAGGGGGAGGAACGCTG ATATCAAACCTTGGGAAGGTGATGTCTGTGACAGGGCAGTCCTCCTCCAACCCCCTCACTCAGATTATACAG ACTAAGGGTCCCCTTCCGGCCGGCACCATCCTGAAGCTGGTGACATCGGCTGACGGCAAACCCGCCACCATAATCACCACCACTCAGGCCGGTGGCGCTGGCAACAAGCCCACCATTCTGGGGATCAGCAGCGTGTCGCCGACGGCTACCGCCAAACCAGGCACTACCACCATCATCAAGACCATCCCGATGTCGGCCATTGTGACCCAATCTGGGGCTTCAG GTGTGACCAACACCCCAGGGATGAAGACCCCCATCACTATTATTACCAACAAAATGATGACCCCTGGCACCGGGACCCCAGGCAAAATCATCACTGCTATGCCCAAGCTTGGCACGGGGCCAGGGCAGCAGGGCCTGACTCAG GTTGTTCTGAAGGGGGCACCAGGGCAGCCGGGCACTATCCTGCGAACTGTTCCCATGGGTGGAGTCAGACTGGTTACCCCCGTCACTATGTCAACTGTCAAGCCAACTGTAACCACGCTGGTGGTGAAAGGGACGACTG GAGTGACGACACTGGGCACTGTAACTGGCACAGTGTCAAGCAGCCTGGCTGGTGGCAACTTAGTCAGCGCCAACGCATCGCTGGCCACGCCCATCACCACTCTGGGAACCATCGCCACGCTGTCTAGTCAGATCATTAACCCGGCTGCCATCACTGTGTCCGCTGCCCAGACCAGCCTCACGTCGGCCTCTCCACTGCCCACCCCGACCATTACCATGCAG TCTCTGAACCAGCCTACCCAGGTGACTCTGATAACCACACCCAGTGGTGTGGAGGCCCAGCCTGTgcatgacctgcctgtctccATCCTGGCATCTCCCACCTCTGAGCAGCCTGTTGGTGCAGAGGCAGGTGCGGGGGATGCCCCTGGCACGGTCACCTTGGTGTGCTCGAACCCGCCCTGCGAGACCCACGAGACCGGAACCACCAACACGGCAACGGTGGCCTCGTCCGGCATGGGCATGCAGCGCGTGTGCTCGAACCCGCCCTGCGAGACCCACGAGACCGGAACCACCAACACGGCAACGGTGGCCTCGTCCGGCATGGGCATGCAGCGCGTGTGCTCGAACCCGCCCTGCGAGACCCACGAGACCGGAACCACCAACACGGCAACGGTGGCCTCGTCCGGCATGGGCATGCAGCGCGTGTGCTCGAACCCGCCCTGCGAGACCCACGAGACCGGAACCACCAACACGGCAACGGTGGCCTCGTCCGGCATGGGCATGCAGCGCGTGTGCTCGAACCCGCCCTGCGAGACCCACGAGACCGGAACCACCAACACGGCAACGGTGGCCTCGTCCGGCATGGGCATGCAGCGCGTGTGCTCGAACCCGCCCTGCGAGACCCACGAGACCGGAACCACCAACACGGCAACGGTGGCCTCGTCCGGTATGGGCATGCAGCGCGTGTGCTCGAACCCGCCCTGTGAGACCCACGAGACCGGAACCACCAACACGGCCACAGTGGCCTCGTCCGGCATGGGTTCTGGACAGAATGGGACCGTCCAGAGGGTGTGCTCGAACCCGCCCTGTGAGACCCACGAGACCGGAACCACCAACACGGCAACGGTGGCCTCGTCTGGCATGGGTTCTGGACAGAATGGGACCGTCCAGAGGGTGTGCTCGAACCCGCCCTGTGAGACCCACGAGACCGGAACCACCAACACGGCCACTACAGCCACCTGCAGCATGGAGACTGCTGAAGGCCCAG CTCAGCAGAGTGGTGATGCTGCAGAGGGAGCTGTGACAGATGTCCTTCCTAGCCCTGCTCCATCTGCAGTTGTGGTGGCtgccatgacaacacagggCAGAGCCATCACCACTGTGACCCAAGCCACTCCTGCCCCTGGGCCCTCTGTGCCG tccattGCCTCCATTACGGAGTCAGCGGCAGGCAGCGAGGAAGTCTCTGTGGAGATCACGcaggagcagctgcagcagctggcTGAGGCTGCAGCAGCCCAGCAGGGAGAGCTGGAGTCCATGCAGACGGAGTGCCAGGACCAGGAGGGCCTGGAGGGGCCGGAGGCTGTGGAGGGCCAGATGGAGGCTCTGCCcattgccatggaaacccagCCCAGTCAGGAAGAGCAAACTGAG CCCCTGCACCCTGGCTGTCAGGTTGAGGGAGCGGAGTCTGAGGACGTGGCCGTCCCAGTGCAGAATACCGAGGCACTCGCCCTGCCCCCAGAGCTGATGTCAGAGGGCCACTCTGCCACCCTGATGGTGACTGGCCTCACCCCAGAGGAGCTGGCCGTGACAGCGGCAGCCGAGGCAGCGGCGGCCGAGGCAGCGGCGGCCGAGGCAGCGGCGGCCGAGGCAGCGGCGGCCGAGGCAGCGGCGGCCGAGGCGGCCGAGGCAGCGGCGCAGGCCGCAGCCACCGAGGAGGCTCAGGCTTTGGCCATCCAAGCCGTCCTTCAGGCCGCTCAGCAGGCAGTCATGA ACGCTGGGGAGGGAGACTCGGGGCAGGGTGGCCACCAGCCCACCACCATCCCCATCGTGCTGACGCAGCAGGAACTGGCCGCACtggtgcagcagcagcatcagctccaagcggcggcggcggcagcagcggcCGCGCAGCAGCAGGCCGTAGCCCAGGCCGTTATCCCCACCGAGGGCCTGGCCCCCGCCGACAGCCTCAACGATCCCACCTCGGAGAGCAACGGGCACGGCGAGATGGCGGCCGCAGTCGCTGGCGCCGTGGCGGGGCTGCTGCCGCACACTTCTGCCGAAA CTTTGGCTCCGTCTAGCACATTTGCACCCTCTCAGCCTGTGGTGGTTGTGACCCCagcaaaaacacagacagaggtggctaaTGGCATTGAATCGGCAGCTGGG AAGCCGAACCTCCCTCCCACCCCTGTCAAGGCCCCTGTGAAGAAGGAGAACCAGTGGTTTGATGTGGGAATAGTCAAGGTGACAAACATGGTGGTCACCCACTACTACGTTCCAGGGGATGACTCGCCTGTTACTGAT GATGACTCGGGGGCTGTTCCAGACTACAATCAGATGAAGAAGGTAGAACTTCACCCCGGCACAGCCTATAAGTTCCGTGTGGCTGGAATCAATGCCTGTGGGCGCGGATCCTTCTCAGAGATCTCCGCCTTTAAGACCTGCCTGCCTGGCTTCCCTGGGGCGCCCTGCGCTATCAAGATCAGCAAG AGCCCCGATGGTGCCCACCTGACGTGGGAACCACCCTCGGTGACGTCGGGGAAGATTGTGGAATACTCTGTGTACCTGGCCATCCAGAGCTCACAGGCAGGGGAAGCCAAGACCCCAGCGGCACCAGCCCAGCTGGCCTTTATGCGAGTTTACTGTGGACCCAGTCCTGCGTGCCTGGTGCAGACCTCCAGCCTCTCCAATGCCCACAT